A window of the Pogona vitticeps strain Pit_001003342236 chromosome 4, PviZW2.1, whole genome shotgun sequence genome harbors these coding sequences:
- the ALOX5 gene encoding polyunsaturated fatty acid 5-lipoxygenase, with the protein MSSSSSYTVTVATGSQWFAGTDDYIYLSLVGTAGTSERHLLDKPFYNDFERGAVDSYDVTMAEELGEIQLIKIEKRKYWFPDDWYLKYITVKTPAGDYLEFPCYRWITDEKEVVLRDGRAKLPGDDKTHILKNHRRKELEERQKLYRWREWHPGFPLSIDAKSHKELPRNIQFDSEKGVDFVLNYTKAMENLCVNRFMHMFQSSWSDFADFEKIFVRISNTISEYVMQHWQEDFMFGYQFLNGCNPVLIKKCIELPKKFPVTTEMVECSLERNLTLEEEIKQGNIYIVDYELLDGIEGNKTDPSTIQYVAAPICLLYKNLEKKIVPIAIQIGQVPKPDNPIFLPSDAKYDWLLAKIWVRSSDFHIHQTVTHLLRTHLVSEVFGVALFRQLPAVHPLFKLLVPHVRFTIAINTKAREELICEYGLFDKANATGGGGHVQMVQRAMNYLTYSSLCFPEEIKARHMESSEDIPYYYYRDDGLKVWEAINSFVTDIVEIYYDSDEVVCEDVELQAFVKDIYIYGMKGNKASGFPKTIKTRAKLSEYLTVVIFTTSAQHAAVNFGQYDWCSWIPNAPPTMRCPPPTEKGGVTVEHIIESLPDRGRSCWHLGAVWALSQFQENELFLGMYPDEHFIEKPVKEAMSKFRKNLDEITSFIAERNRNKKLPYYYLSPDQVPNSVAV; encoded by the exons GTGGATAGTTACGATGTGACAATGGCAGAAGAACTGGGGGAGATCCAACTCATAAAAATTGAGAAGCGGAAGTATTGGTTTCCTGATGATTGGTACCTTAAGTATATCACAGTGAAAACACCAGCTGGAGACTACCTGGAATTTCCATGTTACAGGTGGATTACAGATGAAAAAGAGGTGGTACTTAGAGACGGACGAG CTAAGCTTCCTGGAGATGATAAGACTCACATTCTTAAGAATCACAGACGTAAAGAACTAGAAGAACGCCAGAAACTCTATCG tTGGAGAGAATGGCACCCAGGCTTTCCATTGAGCATAGATGCCAAATCGCACAAAGAGCTGCCTCGTAACATCCAGTTTGACAGCGAAAAGGGAGTTGACTTTGTTCTGAATTACACCAAGGC AATGGAAAATCTCTGTGTTAACCGCTTCATGCACATGTTCCAGTCTTCCTGGAGTGACTTCGCAGATTTCGAAAAAATCTTTGTCAGAATAAGCAATACAATTTCTG AGTATGTGATGCAGCATTGGCAAGAAGACTTCATGTTTGGATACCAGTTCTTGAACGGGTGCAATCCTGTACTGATTAAAAAATGCATAGAATTACCAAAGAAATTCCCAGTGACCACAGAAATGGTGGAATGTAGTCTGGAGAGGAATCTTACTCTGGAGGAGGAAATAAAG CAAGGGAATATTTACATAGTGGATTATGAACTTCTGGATGGTATTGAAGGCAATAAGACAGACCCCTCCACAATACAGTATGTAGCTGCTCCTATCTGCTTATTGTACAAGAATTTAGAGAAGAAGATTGTCCCTATTGCAATCCAG ATAGGCCAAGTTCCCAAGCCAGACAATCCTATTTTCCTCCCATCTGATGCTAAGTATGATTGGTTATTGGCCAAGATCTGGGTACGATCTTCTGATTTCCACATACACCAGACTGTTACTCATCTCCTTAGGACTCACTTGGTTTCAGAAGTGTTTGGAGTGGCCCTGTTCCGGCAGTTGCCTGCTGTCCACCCTCTCTTTAAG CTCCTGGTACCCCATGTACGGTTTACAATAGCCATCAACACCAAAGCCCGGGAAGAACTTATTTGTGAATATGGACTGTTTGATAAG GCAAatgccactggaggaggtgggcatGTGCAGATGGTCCAGCGAGCTATGAACTACCTCACCTATAGCTCCCTCTGCTTCCCTGAAGAAATCAAGGCAAGACATATGGAAAGCAGTGAAGATATTCCATACTACTACTATCGAGATGATGGCCTCAAAGTATGGGAAGCAATAAATAG ctttgTGACAGATATTGTTGAAATTTATTATGATAGCGATGAGGTAGTATGTGAAGATGTGGAACTCCAGGCCTTTGTGAAAGACATATACATCTATGGGATGAAAGGCAACAAGGCTTCAG gATTTCCCAAGACAATCAAAACACGGGCGAAGCTTTCAGAATACCTTACTGTAGTGATATTCACAACATCAGCACAACATGCAGCTGTAAACTTTGGCCAG tATGACTGGTGTTCCTGGATTCCCAATGCTCCGCCAACAATGCGCtgcccaccacctacagaaaaggGGGGTGTCACTGTTGAGCATATTATTGAAAGTCTACCAGACAGGGGACGTTCCTGTTGGCATCTTGGTGCTGTTTGGGCCTTGAGTCAGTTTCAAGAAAATGAA CTGTTTCTGGGCATGTATCCTGATGAACACTTCATAGAGAAACCAGTGAAAGAGGCCATGAGCAAGTTCCGGAAGAATCTTGATGAAATTACCAGTTTCATTGCTGAGCGGAACAGGAATAAAAAACTTCCCTACTACTATCTTTCCCCAGATCAAGTACCTAATAGTGTGGCTGTTTAA